A window of the Pirellulales bacterium genome harbors these coding sequences:
- a CDS encoding VOC family protein: MSPSKQPIPPGHEHLIPHLVCAGCDQAIAFYKQAFGAEVVTRMPAPDGGRIMHAALRIGTSLVFLVDDFPEYCDGKSETPQALGGTPVTLHQYVVDCDAAIQRAQEAGATVVMPPADMFWGDRYGVVADPFGHKWSFATHQHDLTPEQMQAAMVEAFAQGA, encoded by the coding sequence ATGAGTCCATCGAAGCAACCGATTCCACCGGGACACGAACACTTGATTCCGCACCTGGTTTGCGCGGGTTGCGACCAGGCGATCGCGTTTTACAAGCAGGCGTTTGGCGCCGAGGTGGTCACGCGGATGCCGGCGCCCGACGGCGGGCGGATCATGCACGCCGCGCTGCGAATCGGCACGAGTCTGGTGTTTTTGGTCGACGACTTTCCGGAGTATTGCGATGGCAAGTCGGAGACACCGCAGGCGCTGGGGGGGACGCCGGTGACGCTGCATCAGTACGTGGTGGATTGCGACGCCGCCATCCAGCGCGCGCAGGAAGCAGGGGCGACGGTGGTGATGCCGCCCGCCGATATGTTTTGGGGAGACCGCTACGGCGTGGTGGCTGACCCGTTTGGGCACAAGTGGTCGTTCGCCACGCACCAGCACGACCTGACGCCGGAGCAGATGCAAGCGGCGATGGTCGAGGCGTTTGCGCAAGGGGCGTAG